From Pseudoalteromonas rubra, one genomic window encodes:
- the dxs gene encoding 1-deoxy-D-xylulose-5-phosphate synthase: MSLDNSKYPLLALIEQPEQLRTLPQHKLTEFSDELRDYLLNSVSQSSGHLASGLGTVELTVALHYVYNTPADRLVWDVGHQAYPHKILTGRRDQMHTIRQKDGLHPFPFREESEYDTFSVGHSSTSISAALAMAIAAEKEQQGRKVVAVIGDGAMTAGMAFEAMNHAGDVKSDMLVILNDNEMSISENVGALNNHFARILSGSFYTNIREGGKKLLSGVPPVKELASKVEEHLKGMVIPGTFFEELGFNYIGPIDGHDVNMLVDTLRNMRNLKGPQLLHVKTQKGKGYQPAEADPIGYHAVPKFDPSIHSKPKSKPGAPTFSKVFGDWLCDMAEQDNKLMAITPAMREGSGMVRFSKEHPSQYFDVAIAEQHAVTLGAGFACEGLNPVVAIYSSFLQRGYDQLIHDVALQNLPVLFAIDRAGIVGADGETHQGAYDLSFMRCIPNMVIMAPSDLNECRQMLYTGHRLQQPAAVRYPRGSVGEAEIEAQMTELEVGKANLLRSGKKVAILNFGTLLHNAKPVAEALDATLVDMRFVKPLDSEMVTKLAAEHDLLVTLEDNAIAGGAGSAVSEHLAAAQILKPILHLGIPDEFIKHGTQDQMHTEMGLDADGIQKRIQAVL; encoded by the coding sequence ATGAGTCTTGATAACAGCAAGTATCCCCTTTTGGCATTGATAGAGCAGCCTGAGCAGCTGCGCACTTTGCCACAACATAAACTGACCGAGTTCAGCGATGAGCTACGTGACTATCTGCTCAATTCGGTCTCGCAAAGTAGCGGTCACCTTGCCTCCGGCCTAGGCACGGTTGAGCTGACGGTGGCGCTGCATTATGTGTACAATACGCCAGCCGACCGTCTGGTATGGGATGTAGGCCATCAGGCCTATCCGCATAAAATACTTACGGGTCGCCGCGATCAAATGCATACCATACGACAAAAAGACGGCCTGCACCCCTTCCCATTCCGTGAAGAGAGCGAGTACGATACATTCAGTGTTGGCCACTCCAGTACCTCTATCTCAGCTGCACTGGCCATGGCAATTGCCGCTGAAAAGGAACAGCAAGGGCGTAAAGTCGTCGCTGTTATAGGTGATGGTGCAATGACCGCAGGTATGGCTTTTGAAGCCATGAACCATGCCGGTGATGTAAAATCAGATATGCTGGTGATCCTCAACGACAATGAAATGTCAATTTCCGAGAACGTCGGCGCACTGAATAACCACTTTGCACGGATCTTATCAGGGAGCTTTTATACCAATATCCGCGAAGGCGGTAAAAAGCTGCTTTCAGGTGTCCCCCCTGTTAAAGAGCTGGCGAGTAAGGTTGAAGAACACCTTAAGGGTATGGTTATCCCGGGCACCTTCTTTGAAGAACTCGGTTTTAACTACATTGGCCCAATCGACGGCCACGATGTCAATATGCTGGTAGATACGCTCAGAAACATGCGCAACCTCAAAGGACCTCAGTTACTGCACGTTAAGACCCAAAAAGGCAAAGGCTACCAACCCGCTGAAGCCGACCCTATTGGTTACCACGCAGTACCTAAGTTTGACCCAAGCATTCACAGCAAACCTAAGTCAAAACCAGGTGCACCAACATTTTCTAAAGTATTTGGTGACTGGTTATGTGACATGGCAGAACAAGACAATAAGCTGATGGCCATCACGCCAGCCATGCGCGAAGGCTCAGGCATGGTGCGCTTCTCTAAAGAGCACCCAAGTCAGTACTTTGATGTGGCCATTGCAGAGCAACATGCCGTCACCTTAGGCGCCGGATTTGCCTGTGAAGGTCTCAACCCGGTCGTGGCCATCTACTCCAGCTTTTTGCAACGGGGTTACGATCAGCTGATCCACGATGTGGCATTGCAAAATCTGCCAGTGTTGTTTGCCATTGACCGTGCCGGCATTGTTGGCGCAGATGGCGAAACTCACCAGGGGGCTTACGATCTGAGCTTTATGCGTTGTATTCCCAACATGGTGATTATGGCTCCCAGCGACCTGAATGAATGTCGCCAGATGCTCTACACCGGTCATCGTCTACAGCAACCTGCCGCCGTACGCTACCCGCGAGGCTCAGTAGGTGAAGCAGAGATTGAAGCACAGATGACTGAGCTGGAGGTGGGCAAAGCTAACCTGCTGCGCTCCGGCAAAAAAGTCGCCATTCTTAACTTTGGTACCTTACTGCACAATGCAAAGCCGGTCGCAGAAGCGCTGGATGCAACTTTAGTTGATATGCGCTTTGTGAAGCCACTTGATAGCGAAATGGTTACTAAGCTCGCAGCCGAGCATGACCTGCTGGTGACATTGGAAGACAATGCCATCGCAGGCGGTGCAGGCAGTGCGGTCAGCGAGCACCTGGCCGCTGCGCAGATCCTCAAACCCATTTTGCACCTCGGTATTCCGGATGAGTTCATCAAGCATGGTACACAAGACCAGATGCACACCGAAATGGGCCTGGATGCAGACGGGATCCAAAAACGGATACAAGCCGTCCTGTAA
- the ispA gene encoding (2E,6E)-farnesyl diphosphate synthase: MDLQAQLAHARAQVEKTVAAYFAQQLDSDDTAIAAARYSISNGGKRLRPFLVYATGQIFGAAPRDLDIAAAAVECIHSYSLVHDDLPAMDDDDLRRGKPTCHIAFDEAQAILAGDALQTLAFELLSAHTFSVPAANQIAMIKTLAKASGLQGMVGGQALDLAATDKSVSLAELERIHRLKTGALLTCAIELGALCAPDVSPHTLARLHDYGQNIGLAFQVQDDILDIEGNTEVLGKPQGSDLEHNKSTYPALLGLSGAKQKAQALVEEAKQALHQIDADTQTLALLADYIIARDH; the protein is encoded by the coding sequence TTGGATTTACAAGCACAACTTGCTCATGCCAGAGCGCAGGTCGAAAAAACTGTAGCAGCGTATTTTGCTCAGCAATTGGACAGTGACGACACAGCCATTGCCGCAGCGCGTTACAGCATTAGTAATGGTGGTAAGCGATTGCGCCCATTTTTGGTCTATGCAACCGGGCAAATCTTTGGTGCCGCGCCTCGCGATCTCGATATCGCCGCAGCCGCCGTCGAATGCATCCACAGTTATTCATTGGTTCATGATGACCTCCCGGCTATGGACGATGATGACCTGCGCCGCGGTAAACCAACTTGCCACATTGCCTTTGATGAAGCACAAGCAATTCTGGCTGGCGATGCGCTGCAAACTCTGGCTTTTGAGCTGTTATCTGCACATACGTTCTCTGTTCCGGCAGCAAATCAGATTGCGATGATCAAAACGCTTGCAAAGGCATCCGGCCTGCAAGGTATGGTCGGTGGTCAGGCACTGGATTTGGCAGCAACCGATAAGTCAGTGAGCTTGGCGGAGCTGGAGCGGATCCACCGCTTAAAAACAGGCGCGCTGCTGACTTGTGCCATTGAGCTCGGCGCGCTGTGTGCCCCTGATGTGTCGCCACACACCCTTGCCCGACTGCATGACTATGGTCAGAATATTGGCCTGGCATTTCAGGTTCAGGATGACATTCTCGACATAGAAGGTAACACTGAGGTGCTGGGCAAACCTCAGGGGTCTGATCTGGAACACAATAAATCTACGTATCCTGCACTATTGGGATTATCAGGAGCCAAGCAAAAAGCACAGGCACTCGTAGAAGAGGCAAAACAGGCACTGCACCAAATTGATGCAGACACGCAAACCCTGGCTTTGCTGGCAGATTATATTATTGCCAGAGACCACTAA
- the xseB gene encoding exodeoxyribonuclease VII small subunit, translating to MATKKPENMSFEEAVDELESIVQGMERGELSLEQSLKQFERGIKLANASSQKLQQAEQKVAILLGNDEQSPLNEFTDELE from the coding sequence ATGGCGACAAAAAAACCGGAAAACATGAGCTTTGAAGAAGCTGTTGACGAGCTTGAAAGCATTGTACAGGGCATGGAACGGGGCGAACTCAGCCTCGAACAGTCGCTCAAGCAATTTGAACGCGGGATAAAGCTGGCCAATGCTTCCTCGCAAAAGCTGCAACAGGCAGAACAGAAAGTGGCGATTTTACTCGGTAATGACGAGCAAAGCCCGCTAAATGAATTTACGGACGAGCTGGAATAA